The following coding sequences are from one Humulus lupulus chromosome X, drHumLupu1.1, whole genome shotgun sequence window:
- the LOC133806496 gene encoding uncharacterized protein LOC133806496: MQCIDISLARICVMDHCGECGGVSGSEKKISGIVEDESKNVGDDICEILPRRSNITHLKSVARKKSKSPSSVARKTSKSPSTVKQAKDSCASGSKDAGDDSHETKHVVAHLKIYPSKRFGSKVQHFNDKSVITDLKSKLTKSHKSLFKKTPFGHFLEVCDIHFQTQLAQLVLLREVSHEREEEETWFKLGRRVCRFSIEEFALVTGLRCDGDFDLSRFQKKKVLFKKKIFGRFVGKVSKSELRNAFISKDLVDDEDVVKLGIVHILVNYLYGYTSDKSVDDFFFEMVDRDFSQLANISFGKFVWDRSFQYLKTALKGGNKIFDGLFVDGKVGLHPYKLLGFPIAFLVWIYESIAELSPEFCQRVGKKFPRLLNWKSTDNAFYANLVGKVFNNQKLTILNVYPSSEERKKLAVKKFKFEPLYLPKVCAEDGDSSPGTQVDSEKLRLICESISSKKHAKKLLLVTLQL; this comes from the exons atgcagtGCATTGATATTTCTCTTGCTCGAATTTGTGTGATGGATCACTGTGGTGAATGCGGTGGTGTTTCTGGTTCGGAGAAGAAAATTTCTGGTATAGTAGAGGATGAATCGAAGAATGTAGGGGATGATATTTGCGAGATTCTTCCTCGAAGGAGTAACATTACACATTTGAAGTCTGTTGCAAGGAAGAAGAGTAAATCCCCTTCCTCTGTTGCAAGGAAGACAAGTAAATCGCCTTCCACTGTTAAACAGGCGAAGGATTCGTGTGCATCTGGTAGTAAGGATGCTGGAGATGATTCTCATGAGACTAAACATGTTGTG GCTCATTTAAAGATATACCCCTCCAAGAGGTTTGGTAGTAAGGTTCAACATTTTAATGACAAGAGTGTCATTACTGACTTGAAATCTAAGTTGACTAAAAGTCATAAATCATTGTTTAAGAAGACCCCATTTGGGCACTTTTTAGAAGTATGTGATATTCATTTTCAAACTCAACTTGCCCAGCTTGTGTTATTGAGAGAGGTATCTCATGAGAGGGAGGAAGAGGAAACGTGGTTTAAGCTTGGTCGTAGAGTGTGTAGGTTTTCTATTGAAGAGTTTGCTCTAGTTACAGGTCTTAGATGTGATGGTGATTTTGATTTAAGTCGTTTTCAAAAAAAGAAGGttttgtttaagaaaaaaatatttggcCGTTTTGTTGGTAAGGTGTCGAAGTCTGAATTACGCAATGCTTTTATTAGTAAGGATCTAGTTGATGATGAGGATGTTGTCAAATTGGGTATAGTTCATATCCTAGTTAACTATTTGTACGGCTATACTAGTGATAAGTCGGTTGATGATTTCTTTTTTGAGATGGTTGATCGAGATTTTTCTCAATTAGCAAATATTAGTTTTGGCAAGTTTGTATGGGATAGGAGTTTTCAATATTTGAAAACTGCTTTGAAGGGTGGGAATAAAATCTTTGATGGACTGTTCGTTGATGGGAAGGTTGGCCTTCACCCTTACAAACTTCTTGGGTTTCCCATTGCTTTTCTTGTATGGATTTATGAAAGTATAGCTGAGTTGAGTCCTGAGTTTTGTCAACGGGTTGGGAAAAAATTTCCACGTTTGTTGAATTGGAAGAGTACAGATAATGCGTTCTATGCAAACTTGGTGGGAAAGGTTTTCAACAATCAGAAG tTGACTATCCTGAATGTCTATCCGTCTTCTGAGGAGAGAAAGAAACTGGCAGTAAAGAAGTTTAAGTTTGAGCCTCTATACTTGCCGAAGGTGTGTGCTGAAGATGGAGACAGTAGTCCGGGTACCCAG